The Sphingobium sp. CR2-8 genome contains a region encoding:
- a CDS encoding type IV secretion system protein VirB3, giving the protein MENDREIMARNPLFLAVTRPALFAGIPIEAAVVILLSSVIVLIGFNNPVYAAVIAAVMFSISRLIVRHDVNAFRLIFLWGRTKAANRNRAFWGGSSYTPLPLKGIKRKGFGRNG; this is encoded by the coding sequence ATGGAGAATGATCGGGAAATCATGGCGCGCAATCCGCTATTCCTGGCGGTGACGCGCCCTGCGCTCTTCGCCGGTATCCCGATCGAAGCGGCCGTGGTCATCCTGCTGTCCTCGGTGATTGTGCTGATCGGGTTCAACAACCCCGTATATGCAGCGGTCATCGCGGCGGTGATGTTCAGTATTTCGCGGCTGATCGTCCGCCATGACGTGAACGCCTTCCGCCTCATCTTCCTATGGGGACGCACCAAGGCGGCCAACCGCAACCGGGCATTCTGGGGTGGCTCCAGCTACACCCCGCTGCCTCTCAAGGGGATCAAGCGCAAGGGGTTCGGTCGCAATGGCTAA
- a CDS encoding TrbC/VirB2 family protein: protein MNLVSLGVPTLTLRSRVTARIDALSQRRRKLGRLLSMFGLVALASLLSAEPALAQTNLESFGQSVLNLLSNGLLRTVAILAIIAAGFGWLTGRVNTGALVTVIIGIALIFSAPWIVDQLNAG, encoded by the coding sequence ATGAACCTTGTGTCGCTCGGCGTGCCGACGCTCACCCTTCGATCCCGCGTCACCGCCCGCATCGACGCACTATCGCAGCGCCGTCGGAAGCTGGGGCGCCTCCTGTCGATGTTCGGCCTGGTGGCGCTGGCCTCGCTGCTTTCCGCCGAACCCGCGCTTGCGCAAACCAATCTCGAAAGTTTCGGCCAATCCGTGCTGAACCTTCTCAGCAACGGCCTGCTGCGTACCGTCGCCATTCTCGCGATCATCGCCGCAGGATTTGGCTGGCTGACGGGCCGCGTCAACACCGGCGCTCTCGTCACCGTCATCATCGGTATCGCCCTGATCTTTTCCGCTCCGTGGATCGTCGACCAGCTCAACGCCGGCTGA
- a CDS encoding DUF7146 domain-containing protein, translating to MARRHIATIEEQADRIVRQLGGRWTGDFAMCRCPAHSDSKASLSVRVGDRAVLFHCFAGCTAEAIMAALRSGKILAPPDHDPGQRQESKTDLNKVALAVWRHAAPYVGTLADRYLRTRAIVPEGINARFDPRCQCGAGAAKAFAPALIVPIEEDAGVVAIHRTFLTPDGRWKADMPEPKRMLGNPGTGAVRWGGIPTDGVLRLAEGVEDAASVMNLLEPGHFVWPVLGIERYQGIAIPESIHTVILYSQHGVEAARAVERATPHLTDNGRRLLTKLPPHSGDWNDLLREIRAA from the coding sequence ATGGCCCGACGGCATATCGCCACGATTGAGGAACAGGCCGACCGAATTGTTCGTCAGCTCGGAGGGCGATGGACGGGCGATTTTGCCATGTGCCGATGCCCTGCCCATTCCGACAGCAAGGCAAGCCTTTCCGTTCGGGTCGGCGACCGCGCCGTGCTGTTCCACTGTTTCGCCGGCTGCACTGCCGAAGCGATCATGGCGGCGCTTCGGTCCGGCAAGATCCTCGCGCCGCCCGATCATGATCCGGGGCAGCGTCAGGAGAGCAAGACCGATCTCAACAAAGTCGCCCTTGCAGTCTGGCGTCACGCTGCCCCCTATGTCGGCACGCTCGCCGATCGCTACCTGCGCACCCGTGCGATCGTGCCCGAAGGGATCAACGCTCGCTTCGATCCGCGTTGCCAGTGCGGTGCGGGCGCCGCCAAGGCGTTTGCCCCGGCGCTGATCGTGCCGATCGAGGAAGACGCCGGCGTCGTTGCGATCCACCGCACTTTCCTGACGCCTGATGGCCGTTGGAAAGCCGATATGCCTGAACCCAAGCGTATGCTTGGCAATCCCGGCACGGGCGCGGTGCGCTGGGGCGGTATCCCAACCGATGGCGTGCTGCGTCTCGCGGAAGGCGTCGAGGATGCCGCAAGCGTGATGAACCTGCTCGAACCTGGTCACTTCGTTTGGCCGGTGCTGGGCATTGAGCGCTATCAGGGCATTGCGATCCCGGAAAGCATCCACACCGTCATCCTCTATAGTCAGCACGGTGTCGAAGCGGCGCGCGCTGTGGAACGGGCCACCCCTCACCTGACCGATAATGGCCGCAGGCTTCTCACCAAGCTGCCGCCGCATAGCGGCGACTGGAACGATCTCCTGCGCGAGATCCGGGCAGCATGA
- a CDS encoding thermonuclease family protein, protein MKLFPGVPPYQRWMMGATFVVVAVYSIAQNKASLIEASQTQLSSPSPRIIDGDTVDFSNGRVRIVGIDAPDEDRPQLKALASEALRELAARDGGLTCSASLFDYALRREEQCRTTAKSYGRLNLSCRFPSNKASVGATMVAQGYAVDYRVYSGGAYVDLMRKAAAQRVGLWGVDYEGMRQLAVQRAQVPQGCDVGTIKKEPGPVAGARSTR, encoded by the coding sequence ATGAAGCTGTTTCCCGGCGTCCCGCCCTATCAGCGCTGGATGATGGGGGCGACCTTCGTTGTCGTGGCGGTCTATTCCATCGCGCAGAACAAGGCATCGCTGATCGAAGCATCGCAGACCCAGCTATCCTCTCCTTCTCCGCGGATTATCGATGGCGATACCGTCGATTTCTCAAACGGTCGCGTGCGGATTGTCGGGATCGATGCTCCTGACGAAGATCGGCCGCAGCTCAAGGCGCTGGCGAGTGAGGCGCTGCGCGAACTGGCGGCCCGCGATGGCGGGCTGACGTGCTCGGCGTCGCTGTTCGACTATGCCCTGCGCCGCGAAGAGCAGTGCCGCACCACAGCCAAGAGCTATGGGCGATTGAATCTGTCTTGCCGCTTCCCAAGCAACAAGGCGAGCGTTGGTGCCACCATGGTCGCTCAAGGCTATGCCGTCGATTACCGCGTCTATTCGGGCGGCGCCTATGTCGACCTGATGCGCAAGGCGGCAGCGCAGCGCGTAGGTTTGTGGGGTGTCGATTACGAAGGGATGCGGCAGCTTGCCGTGCAGCGTGCGCAAGTGCCGCAAGGGTGCGACGTGGGCACGATCAAAAAGGAGCCGGGACCAGTCGCCGGCGCACGCTCGACGCGGTAA
- a CDS encoding type II toxin-antitoxin system RelB/DinJ family antitoxin gives MAATEVVRVRIDSDLKREASAVLAVMGLSVSDAIRLMLVRVVSDKNLPFDIRVPNVTTQAAMRNASEEQLEQFATVADLMSALNKDDAES, from the coding sequence GTGGCAGCGACCGAAGTAGTACGTGTTCGGATTGATTCCGACCTCAAGAGGGAAGCCAGCGCAGTTCTTGCGGTGATGGGCCTGTCTGTTTCCGATGCTATCCGGCTGATGCTGGTGCGCGTGGTTTCCGACAAGAATTTGCCCTTCGACATTCGTGTGCCCAATGTCACCACCCAGGCCGCGATGCGCAATGCGTCCGAAGAGCAGTTAGAGCAATTCGCTACCGTTGCAGACCTGATGAGCGCGCTGAATAAGGACGATGCCGAGAGTTAG
- a CDS encoding type II toxin-antitoxin system PemK/MazF family toxin, whose amino-acid sequence MNAHVQEPPPSVPPRVTSAPSIRQLYWCDFPKDAQLPEFWKRRPVIILSFKNTLHGAVTVVPCSTAAQPGNKWAFPLQTTIDGRAAYAICDKITTVAVSRLVPDKGGVLRMPVGEFDDMLRLVLAWLPKPSAPPTPAE is encoded by the coding sequence ATGAACGCGCATGTTCAGGAGCCGCCGCCCAGCGTGCCGCCACGGGTGACGTCTGCGCCGAGCATCCGTCAGCTTTACTGGTGTGACTTTCCAAAGGATGCGCAGCTTCCGGAGTTCTGGAAGCGGCGTCCGGTCATCATCCTGTCCTTCAAGAACACGCTCCATGGCGCGGTGACGGTCGTTCCCTGCTCGACGGCCGCGCAGCCGGGCAACAAGTGGGCGTTTCCGTTGCAAACCACGATCGACGGGCGCGCCGCCTATGCGATCTGCGACAAGATCACTACGGTTGCCGTCAGTCGCCTGGTTCCCGACAAGGGGGGCGTCCTTCGTATGCCCGTGGGGGAGTTCGATGATATGCTACGCCTTGTGCTGGCATGGCTCCCCAAGCCGTCAGCACCTCCCACCCCGGCGGAATAG
- a CDS encoding helix-turn-helix domain-containing protein, which translates to MAAKKQTDSSAELRTNEKKWTKPLMDAGWTALPSVIIENQRQLGLEPLDLNIVLYLASKWWTAEGKPYPSKNTMAAAMNVHPRTIQKHIASLEAANYIRREERRTEAGSRTNIYHLDGLIAAARPFADEKLLEIKEKTEIRKIRQARKGAPKLKLVKDD; encoded by the coding sequence ATGGCGGCCAAGAAGCAAACAGATAGCAGTGCCGAGTTACGGACGAATGAAAAAAAGTGGACCAAGCCGCTGATGGATGCGGGATGGACTGCTTTGCCTAGCGTCATCATCGAAAACCAGCGCCAGCTTGGTCTTGAGCCGCTCGATCTCAACATTGTCCTGTATCTCGCAAGCAAATGGTGGACTGCGGAAGGCAAGCCCTATCCGTCCAAAAATACGATGGCAGCGGCAATGAACGTGCATCCCCGCACGATCCAGAAGCACATCGCATCGCTCGAAGCGGCGAACTACATCCGCCGTGAAGAGCGGCGCACCGAGGCAGGAAGCCGGACGAACATCTACCATCTCGATGGACTGATCGCGGCGGCGCGTCCGTTCGCCGATGAAAAGCTGCTGGAGATCAAGGAAAAGACGGAAATCCGCAAAATCCGTCAGGCCCGCAAGGGTGCCCCGAAGCTGAAGCTGGTGAAGGACGATTAA
- a CDS encoding ArdC family protein, translating to MGRITDNRTDVYQEITDQMIAMIEAGTRPWSKSWNGSTAPNIPLRSTGVPYRGINVLTLWVASMTKGYASPHWLTFKQALALGGCVRKGEKGSTVVYANKIVVGDGKGREVSSEQGEDGRRQVAFLKRYTVFNSEQIDGIETQYPMPEPIITATNPHDRDAELDTFFGRVPVTIRHHGSQPYYQPTGDHVVMPAFADFHTSDDYYSTLAHELCHASGHVDRLARPTLISTKREDYAREELVAELGAAFVSGAIGIKLHDREDHAAYLANWLSALRNDKRCIFTAARQAQDAADWLLRHMGAESSAPLEEVA from the coding sequence ATGGGACGCATCACCGACAATCGGACCGACGTCTATCAGGAGATCACCGACCAGATGATTGCCATGATCGAGGCTGGCACCCGGCCTTGGTCCAAATCATGGAACGGCAGCACCGCCCCCAACATCCCGCTGCGCTCGACCGGGGTTCCGTATCGCGGCATCAACGTCCTGACCTTGTGGGTGGCCTCAATGACCAAGGGCTATGCCTCCCCCCATTGGTTGACCTTCAAACAGGCGCTCGCGCTGGGCGGTTGTGTCCGCAAGGGCGAAAAGGGATCAACCGTGGTCTATGCCAACAAGATCGTGGTGGGCGACGGCAAAGGCCGCGAAGTGAGCAGCGAACAGGGCGAGGACGGCAGGCGGCAGGTCGCGTTCCTGAAACGCTACACGGTTTTCAATTCGGAGCAGATCGACGGCATCGAAACGCAGTATCCCATGCCCGAACCGATCATCACCGCCACCAATCCCCATGACCGGGACGCGGAGCTTGATACGTTCTTTGGCCGGGTGCCCGTCACCATTCGCCATCATGGTTCGCAGCCCTATTATCAGCCGACCGGCGATCATGTCGTCATGCCAGCATTCGCCGACTTCCATACCAGCGACGATTATTATTCGACCCTTGCGCACGAACTTTGTCACGCCAGCGGCCATGTGGATCGGCTTGCCCGGCCCACCCTCATTTCCACGAAGCGCGAAGACTATGCGCGTGAAGAACTGGTGGCCGAGCTGGGGGCCGCGTTCGTCAGCGGCGCGATCGGCATCAAACTCCACGACCGCGAGGATCATGCAGCCTATCTGGCAAACTGGCTGTCTGCCCTTCGCAACGATAAGCGGTGCATCTTCACCGCTGCGCGCCAAGCACAGGATGCGGCCGACTGGCTGCTCCGCCACATGGGAGCGGAAAGCAGTGCACCTCTTGAGGAGGTGGCCTGA
- a CDS encoding cation diffusion facilitator family transporter, with product MSAGHAHGAEGHSHDHTAGANAKMLGWALALTATYLVAEVIGGFVFNSLALLSDAAHMMTDVAALVIALMAIKVGSKSADDKRTFGYRRFEILAAAFNAVLLFAIAIYVLVEAIKRFNSPQEVQSWGMMIVAAIGLAVNLLSMRLLTAGKDASFNVKGAYLEVWADMIGSVGVILGAVVIRFTGWTWIDPIVAVAIGLWVLPRTWVLLKDTTNVLLEGVPGGLKLGELRMAIAKVPGVADLHDLHVWSMSNDDVSCTVHVVLEDGADVDGTRSAVQAVLRTKYEIEHSTIQTEGPQQQCEADEHLHP from the coding sequence ATGAGTGCGGGCCATGCACACGGGGCCGAAGGCCATAGTCATGACCATACCGCAGGCGCCAACGCGAAGATGCTGGGTTGGGCGCTGGCGCTGACAGCGACCTACCTCGTTGCGGAAGTGATCGGTGGGTTTGTGTTCAACAGCCTGGCGCTGCTATCGGACGCTGCGCACATGATGACCGATGTCGCGGCGCTGGTGATCGCGCTCATGGCGATCAAGGTCGGAAGCAAGTCGGCCGACGACAAGCGGACGTTCGGCTATCGGCGTTTCGAGATCCTGGCGGCGGCATTCAATGCGGTGCTGCTGTTCGCGATTGCCATCTATGTGCTGGTCGAGGCGATCAAGCGGTTCAATTCGCCCCAGGAGGTTCAATCCTGGGGCATGATGATCGTCGCCGCGATCGGCCTAGCGGTGAACCTTCTTTCGATGCGTCTGCTGACTGCCGGCAAGGACGCCAGCTTCAATGTGAAGGGCGCCTATCTGGAGGTATGGGCTGACATGATCGGCTCGGTCGGCGTCATTCTGGGCGCCGTCGTGATCCGGTTTACGGGTTGGACGTGGATAGATCCGATCGTTGCGGTCGCGATCGGCTTATGGGTTCTGCCCCGAACATGGGTGCTGCTTAAGGACACCACCAATGTCCTGCTCGAAGGCGTTCCTGGTGGGCTGAAACTCGGCGAACTGCGCATGGCGATCGCCAAAGTTCCAGGAGTGGCCGACCTCCATGATCTTCACGTCTGGTCGATGAGCAACGATGACGTGAGCTGCACTGTGCATGTGGTTCTGGAGGATGGTGCAGATGTCGATGGGACGCGCAGTGCGGTTCAAGCGGTCTTGCGCACCAAATATGAGATCGAACACAGCACGATCCAGACCGAAGGACCGCAGCAGCAATGCGAGGCCGACGAGCACCTTCACCCCTGA
- a CDS encoding efflux RND transporter permease subunit produces the protein MIAPIVTWAVEKRWLVLLLTAVATIIGAFSLYRLPIDAVPDITNNQVQINVRAPALSPELVEKQVSFPIETALAGIPGLENTRSLSRNGFAQITAVFDESTDIYFARQQVGERLQGVGENLPAGVNPEMGPIATGLGEVYMWTVRLDHRQDDKHRPGEPGQQPDGSYITPEGERLTSEQDKATYLRTAQDWIVTPLLKNTPGLAGVDSIGGYAKQYLVIPDVQKLASLKITLTELGTALEKNNTSVGGGFVDRNGEGLAVRSDALVRNATELSRTVIATREGVPITLDQVATVRNGQAIRMGSASENGTEVVVGTAVMRIGENSRNVATAVADRLKEINASLPPDVVVQPVLDRTALVNSTIKTVAKNLGEGALLVIVVLFLLLGNFRAALIAAAVIPVTMMLTGFGMLRLGVSANLMSLGALDFGLIVDGAVIIVENALRRLAEQQHHEGRLLSVKERLEAVATAAREMIRPSVYGQAIIILVYVPLLTLTGVEGKTFVPMALTVIIALLFAFALSLTFVPAAIAIWLSRRVEEKDGRIISWLKARYEPGLEKAMKRPSLTIGASVVSLVVAALAFTTLGQVFLPQLDEGDLLIQALRIPATSVQQSQAMQVPLEKLVAKQPEVRFVFSKTGTAELASDPMPPNATDMFVILKPRDQWPDPKLPKAELVERLEGQLGKIPGNAYEITQPIQMRFNELIAGVRGDIAVKVFGDDFTSMNRTAEQIATALRKTQGAADVKVEQTTGLPMLDIRVNRDAMARVGVTAQDVQDTITATIGGREAGMIFEGDRRFPVVIRLSDAQRADLRQLEQVQVPVAGGGYVPLSSVASIGVVDGPNQISRENGKRRVVVQANVRGRDVGSVVADAQAAVANGVRLPAGSYLEWGGQFENLESASQRLQLVIPACFVLIMLLLYGALGSARDAAIVFTGVPFALVGGVLLLFVRGMDFSISAAVGFIALSGIAVLNGLVMVSSVQDLIRSGMDRAEAARTGAIQRLRPVVMTALVASLGFVPMAFATGAGAEVQKPLATVVIGGLISATLLTLFVLPTLYARFGQRLVTTNQNAETEPTVGNAR, from the coding sequence ATGATCGCACCCATAGTCACTTGGGCTGTCGAGAAACGCTGGCTCGTCCTGCTGCTCACCGCCGTTGCCACCATCATCGGTGCCTTTTCGCTCTATCGGCTTCCGATCGACGCGGTGCCCGACATCACCAACAACCAGGTCCAGATCAACGTTCGCGCGCCTGCGCTCTCGCCCGAGCTGGTCGAGAAGCAGGTATCGTTCCCGATCGAAACCGCGCTCGCCGGGATTCCCGGTCTTGAAAATACGCGCTCGCTCAGCCGCAACGGTTTCGCGCAGATAACGGCGGTCTTCGACGAGTCCACCGACATCTATTTCGCCCGCCAACAGGTCGGCGAACGCTTGCAAGGCGTCGGCGAAAACCTGCCTGCGGGCGTGAACCCGGAAATGGGACCGATCGCGACAGGCCTGGGCGAAGTCTATATGTGGACCGTTCGCCTCGATCATCGCCAGGATGACAAGCACCGGCCCGGCGAACCCGGACAGCAGCCCGATGGCAGCTACATCACGCCGGAAGGCGAGCGGCTGACCAGCGAGCAAGACAAAGCGACCTATCTTCGTACCGCTCAGGACTGGATCGTTACCCCACTCCTGAAAAACACCCCCGGGCTTGCCGGCGTCGATTCCATCGGCGGCTATGCAAAGCAGTATCTGGTCATCCCCGATGTCCAGAAGCTGGCATCGCTCAAGATCACGTTGACCGAACTTGGCACTGCGCTTGAGAAGAACAACACCAGCGTAGGTGGCGGCTTTGTCGATCGCAACGGCGAGGGCCTGGCCGTGCGCTCCGACGCACTGGTGCGGAATGCCACCGAACTGTCGCGTACCGTAATCGCCACGCGCGAAGGCGTGCCGATCACGCTCGATCAGGTGGCGACTGTGCGCAATGGTCAGGCGATCCGCATGGGGTCGGCTTCCGAGAACGGGACGGAAGTGGTCGTCGGCACCGCAGTGATGCGGATCGGCGAAAATAGCCGCAATGTCGCGACTGCGGTTGCCGACCGACTGAAGGAGATCAATGCCTCGCTGCCGCCAGATGTGGTGGTGCAGCCGGTGCTGGACCGTACCGCGCTGGTCAACTCGACGATCAAGACGGTGGCGAAAAATCTTGGCGAAGGGGCCTTGCTCGTCATCGTGGTGCTGTTTTTGCTGCTCGGCAACTTTCGCGCCGCGCTGATCGCCGCTGCCGTGATCCCGGTGACGATGATGCTGACGGGCTTTGGCATGCTGCGCCTGGGCGTCTCGGCAAATCTGATGAGCCTTGGGGCACTCGACTTCGGCCTGATCGTCGATGGCGCCGTCATCATCGTCGAGAACGCATTGCGCCGTCTTGCCGAGCAACAGCATCATGAAGGCCGACTGCTGAGTGTAAAGGAGCGTTTGGAGGCGGTTGCGACTGCTGCGCGCGAGATGATCCGGCCCTCGGTCTATGGGCAGGCGATCATCATCCTCGTTTATGTCCCACTGCTCACCCTGACCGGCGTAGAGGGCAAAACCTTCGTCCCGATGGCGCTGACCGTGATCATCGCGCTGCTGTTCGCCTTTGCCTTGTCGCTGACGTTCGTTCCTGCCGCCATTGCCATCTGGCTTTCCAGGCGTGTCGAAGAGAAGGATGGCCGCATCATCTCATGGCTGAAAGCCCGGTACGAACCGGGTCTTGAGAAGGCCATGAAGCGCCCATCTCTCACGATCGGCGCCAGCGTGGTCAGCCTCGTTGTGGCGGCCCTGGCCTTCACCACACTGGGCCAGGTCTTCCTTCCCCAGCTCGACGAAGGCGATCTGCTCATCCAGGCCCTGCGCATCCCGGCGACCTCCGTGCAACAGAGCCAGGCCATGCAGGTGCCGCTCGAAAAGCTCGTGGCGAAGCAGCCCGAAGTGCGCTTCGTCTTTTCCAAGACAGGTACGGCCGAACTGGCGTCGGACCCGATGCCACCCAACGCGACGGATATGTTCGTCATTCTCAAGCCGCGTGATCAATGGCCTGATCCGAAGCTTCCCAAGGCGGAACTGGTCGAGCGTCTGGAAGGCCAGCTCGGCAAGATTCCCGGCAATGCCTATGAGATCACGCAGCCAATCCAGATGCGGTTCAATGAACTGATTGCCGGTGTGCGCGGCGACATCGCGGTCAAAGTGTTCGGTGACGACTTCACGAGCATGAACCGCACCGCCGAACAGATCGCCACCGCTCTGCGCAAGACACAAGGCGCGGCCGACGTGAAGGTCGAGCAGACGACCGGGCTTCCCATGCTGGACATCAGAGTCAATCGCGATGCGATGGCGCGGGTCGGCGTGACTGCCCAGGACGTGCAGGACACGATCACCGCGACGATCGGCGGCCGCGAGGCTGGGATGATCTTCGAGGGTGATCGTCGCTTCCCGGTGGTGATACGCTTGTCGGACGCGCAGCGCGCTGACCTGCGCCAACTCGAACAGGTACAGGTGCCGGTCGCCGGAGGCGGCTATGTGCCACTATCCAGCGTCGCGAGCATCGGCGTTGTGGACGGGCCGAACCAGATCAGCCGGGAGAATGGCAAACGCCGGGTCGTCGTCCAAGCCAATGTGCGGGGACGCGATGTCGGCAGCGTGGTTGCCGATGCGCAGGCGGCTGTAGCCAATGGCGTGCGCCTGCCTGCCGGCAGCTATCTGGAATGGGGCGGCCAGTTTGAAAATCTGGAGTCCGCCAGCCAGCGGCTTCAGCTTGTCATCCCAGCGTGCTTCGTGCTCATCATGCTGCTGCTTTACGGGGCGCTCGGCTCGGCCCGCGACGCGGCGATTGTGTTCACCGGCGTTCCCTTCGCACTGGTCGGCGGCGTCCTGCTGCTGTTCGTCCGGGGCATGGATTTCTCCATCTCGGCGGCGGTGGGCTTCATCGCACTCTCGGGGATCGCGGTCCTCAATGGTCTCGTCATGGTCAGCTCGGTGCAGGATCTAATCCGCTCCGGCATGGACCGGGCAGAAGCGGCGAGGACGGGGGCGATCCAACGGCTTCGTCCTGTGGTGATGACGGCATTGGTTGCAAGCCTTGGCTTCGTCCCGATGGCGTTCGCGACGGGCGCAGGGGCAGAGGTGCAAAAGCCGCTGGCAACGGTCGTCATTGGCGGGCTGATCTCGGCGACCCTCCTGACCCTGTTTGTACTGCCGACGCTCTATGCGCGGTTCGGACAGCGTCTCGTCACCACGAACCAGAACGCCGAAACGGAACCGACTGTTGGCAACGCGCGCTAG
- a CDS encoding efflux RND transporter periplasmic adaptor subunit, whose protein sequence is MKTILMGGALPLAVALSLSACGGSAERGDAATANEAGAEAQGAGKKDAHADEGAITLSAEQITAAGVQIGRAMTGGAGTIELPATIEGDPQGTQVVSAAIGGRVVALTRNLGQSVGRGETVAVIESREAAQLKGEVEASRARLALANSNLAREQRLFAQRVSPEQDLIAARTAATEARIAYAQAQSQVSAAGGGGGGGGLNRLGITAPIAGQIIARPVVLGQTVTADAELYRIANLSRVSLALNLKPEDAGRVKPGNVVTVKAPGRQGTARISFVSPALDPQTRQVPVIATLDNGASQWRVGEPVTAAVQLSGSGGSNAIRVPTTAVQTVEGKSVVFVRTPKGFQATPVTLGDAAGDTVIVRSGLTGREQIATTGSFTLKAELGKGEAAHED, encoded by the coding sequence ATGAAGACCATTCTTATGGGCGGCGCACTGCCGCTCGCCGTTGCCCTGTCCCTTTCCGCCTGTGGCGGCAGCGCGGAGCGCGGCGATGCCGCCACGGCCAACGAAGCTGGCGCCGAAGCGCAAGGTGCTGGAAAGAAAGACGCACACGCCGATGAAGGCGCGATTACGCTTTCAGCCGAACAGATCACCGCTGCTGGCGTTCAGATCGGTCGCGCGATGACGGGCGGAGCTGGCACGATCGAATTGCCTGCGACAATCGAGGGCGACCCGCAAGGAACACAGGTCGTCTCGGCCGCGATCGGCGGCCGTGTCGTCGCATTGACCCGCAACCTGGGGCAGTCGGTCGGCAGGGGAGAGACCGTTGCGGTGATCGAAAGCCGCGAGGCAGCCCAGCTCAAGGGCGAAGTCGAGGCGTCGCGTGCCCGTCTCGCGCTGGCCAATTCCAACCTCGCGCGTGAACAGCGGCTGTTCGCGCAGCGGGTCTCGCCCGAACAGGATCTGATTGCCGCGCGCACGGCGGCAACCGAAGCGCGTATCGCTTACGCGCAGGCGCAAAGCCAGGTTTCGGCCGCTGGCGGCGGCGGGGGCGGGGGTGGACTAAACCGTCTTGGCATTACCGCCCCGATCGCTGGGCAGATCATCGCGCGTCCGGTGGTGCTGGGACAGACCGTTACAGCCGATGCCGAACTCTACCGCATCGCCAATCTTAGCCGGGTGTCGCTTGCGCTCAACCTCAAGCCCGAAGACGCGGGCAGGGTGAAGCCTGGCAATGTCGTCACAGTGAAGGCGCCGGGTCGACAAGGCACCGCCCGCATCAGCTTTGTGTCGCCTGCGCTCGATCCGCAGACGCGGCAGGTTCCGGTGATCGCGACACTCGACAATGGGGCCAGCCAATGGCGCGTCGGCGAGCCGGTCACGGCCGCCGTGCAGCTTAGTGGCAGCGGTGGCAGCAATGCAATCCGCGTACCAACCACGGCCGTCCAGACTGTCGAAGGAAAGTCGGTCGTGTTCGTCCGCACCCCCAAGGGGTTCCAGGCGACCCCTGTGACGCTGGGTGACGCTGCCGGCGATACCGTCATCGTCCGCTCTGGTCTTACGGGTCGCGAACAGATCGCCACCACTGGCAGCTTCACGCTCAAAGCCGAACTCGGCAAGGGCGAAGCGGCGCACGAGGATTGA